One segment of Streptomyces roseifaciens DNA contains the following:
- the rplO gene encoding 50S ribosomal protein L15: MAEQNPLKVHNLRPAPGAKTAKTRVGRGEASKGKTAGRGTKGTKARYQVPQRFEGGQMPLHMRLPKLKGFKNPFRTEFQVVNLDKLAALYPQGGEVTVADLVAKGAVRKNQLVKVLGQGEISVALQVTVDAVSGSAKEKIAAAGGTVTELV, translated from the coding sequence ATGGCGGAGCAGAACCCGCTGAAGGTCCACAACCTCCGTCCTGCCCCGGGCGCCAAGACCGCCAAGACCCGTGTGGGTCGTGGTGAGGCGTCCAAGGGTAAGACCGCAGGTCGTGGTACCAAGGGCACCAAGGCCCGTTACCAGGTTCCGCAGCGCTTCGAGGGTGGGCAGATGCCCCTCCACATGCGCCTGCCGAAGCTCAAGGGCTTCAAGAACCCGTTCCGCACCGAGTTCCAGGTCGTGAACCTGGACAAGCTGGCCGCGCTCTACCCGCAGGGTGGCGAGGTCACGGTGGCCGACCTGGTCGCCAAGGGTGCGGTTCGCAAGAACCAGCTCGTCAAGGTCCTGGGCCAGGGCGAGATCTCCGTGGCGCTGCAGGTGACGGTTGACGCCGTCTCCGGCTCCGCCAAGGAGAAGATTGCCGCTGCCGGCGGCACCGTCACCGAGCTCGTCTGA
- the rpmD gene encoding 50S ribosomal protein L30, with protein MARLKVTQVKSYIGSKQNHRDTLRSLGLKKINDVVVKEDRPEIRGMVQTVRHLVTVEEVD; from the coding sequence ATGGCTCGCCTCAAGGTCACGCAGGTCAAGTCCTACATCGGTAGCAAGCAGAACCACCGCGACACCCTGCGTTCGCTTGGTCTCAAGAAGATCAACGACGTGGTTGTCAAGGAGGACCGTCCCGAGATCCGCGGCATGGTGCAGACCGTCCGCCACCTCGTGACGGTTGAGGAGGTCGACTGA
- the rpsE gene encoding 30S ribosomal protein S5, with amino-acid sequence MAGPQRRGSGAGGGERRDRKGRDGGAAAEKTAYVERVVAINRVAKVVKGGRRFSFTALVVVGDGDGTVGVGYGKAKEVPAAIAKGVEEAKKNFFKVPRIQGTIPHPIQGEKAAGVVLLKPASPGTGVIAGGPVRAVLECAGVHDILSKSLGSSNPINIVHATVTALQGLSRPEEIAARRGLPLEDVAPAALLRARAGAGA; translated from the coding sequence ATGGCTGGACCCCAGCGCCGCGGAAGCGGTGCCGGTGGCGGCGAGCGGCGGGACCGGAAGGGTCGCGACGGTGGCGCTGCCGCCGAGAAGACCGCGTACGTTGAGCGCGTAGTCGCGATCAACCGCGTCGCCAAGGTTGTCAAGGGTGGTCGTCGCTTCAGCTTCACCGCGCTCGTCGTGGTGGGTGACGGTGACGGCACCGTGGGTGTCGGTTACGGCAAGGCCAAGGAAGTTCCGGCTGCCATCGCCAAGGGCGTGGAAGAGGCCAAGAAGAACTTCTTCAAGGTCCCCCGTATCCAGGGCACCATCCCGCACCCGATCCAGGGCGAGAAGGCCGCGGGCGTCGTCCTGCTCAAGCCGGCTTCCCCCGGTACCGGTGTTATCGCCGGTGGCCCGGTGCGTGCCGTGCTCGAGTGCGCCGGCGTTCACGACATCCTGTCGAAGTCGCTCGGTTCTTCGAACCCGATCAACATCGTGCACGCCACGGTGACGGCCCTCCAGGGACTCTCCCGTCCCGAGGAGATCGCCGCCCGTCGTGGCCTGCCGCTGGAGGACGTGGCTCCCGCCGCTCTGCTGCGGGCGCGTGCAGGGGCGGGTGCGTAA
- the rplR gene encoding 50S ribosomal protein L18 produces MAYGVKIAKGDAYKRAAKQRRHIRIRKNMSGTAERPRLVVTRSNRGITAQVIDDIKGHTLASASHLDASIRGGEGDKSAQATKVGALVAERAKAAGVEAVVFDRGGNQYAGRIAALADAAREAGLKF; encoded by the coding sequence ATGGCATACGGTGTGAAGATCGCCAAGGGCGATGCTTACAAGCGCGCCGCCAAGCAGCGCCGCCACATCCGCATCCGCAAGAACATGTCGGGTACGGCCGAGCGTCCGCGTCTGGTCGTGACGCGCTCGAACCGTGGCATCACCGCCCAGGTCATCGACGACATCAAGGGTCACACCCTGGCGTCGGCGTCCCACCTGGACGCGTCGATCCGCGGTGGCGAGGGCGACAAGAGCGCCCAGGCCACGAAGGTGGGCGCCCTGGTCGCCGAGCGTGCCAAGGCCGCCGGCGTCGAGGCCGTCGTGTTCGACCGCGGTGGCAACCAGTACGCCGGGCGCATTGCCGCTCTGGCGGACGCCGCCCGCGAAGCCGGGCTGAAGTTCTAA
- the rplF gene encoding 50S ribosomal protein L6 — MSRIGRLPIQVPAGVDVTIDGRTVHVKGPKGSLTHAVAAPIEIAKAEDGTLVVSRPNDERQNKALHGLSRTLVANMITGVTAGYSKALEISGVGYRVQAKGSNLEFSLGYSHPILIEAPEGITFKVESPTKLSVEGIDKQKVGEVAANIRKLRKPDPYKAKGVKYAGEVIRRKVGKAGK; from the coding sequence ATGTCGCGTATTGGACGGCTGCCCATCCAGGTTCCCGCTGGTGTGGACGTCACCATCGATGGCCGCACGGTGCACGTGAAGGGTCCCAAGGGCTCCCTCACGCACGCCGTTGCCGCGCCCATCGAGATCGCTAAGGCCGAGGACGGCACCCTTGTCGTCTCTCGTCCGAACGACGAGCGTCAGAACAAGGCCCTGCACGGCCTGTCCCGCACGCTGGTGGCGAACATGATCACCGGCGTGACCGCGGGCTACAGCAAGGCTCTTGAGATCAGCGGTGTCGGTTACCGCGTCCAGGCGAAGGGCTCCAACCTGGAGTTCTCCCTGGGCTACAGCCACCCGATTCTGATCGAGGCCCCCGAGGGCATCACCTTCAAGGTCGAGTCCCCCACCAAGCTCAGCGTCGAGGGCATCGACAAGCAGAAGGTCGGCGAGGTTGCCGCCAACATCCGCAAGCTTCGCAAGCCCGACCCCTACAAGGCCAAGGGCGTGAAGTACGCGGGTGAGGTCATCCGCCGCAAGGTCGGAAAGGCTGGTAAGTAA
- the rpsH gene encoding 30S ribosomal protein S8, whose amino-acid sequence MTMTDPIADMLTRLRNANSAYHDSVAMPHSKIKAHIAEILQQEGYIAGWKVEDAEVGKSLVIDLKFGPNRERSIAGIKRISKPGLRVYAKSTNLPKVLGGLGVAIISTSHGLLTGQQASKKGVGGEVLAYVW is encoded by the coding sequence ATGACCATGACCGATCCGATCGCAGACATGCTGACCCGTCTGCGGAACGCGAACTCGGCTTACCACGACTCCGTGGCCATGCCCCACAGCAAGATCAAGGCGCACATCGCCGAGATCCTGCAGCAGGAGGGCTACATCGCCGGCTGGAAGGTCGAGGACGCCGAGGTCGGCAAGAGCCTCGTCATCGACCTGAAGTTCGGTCCGAACCGCGAGCGCTCGATCGCCGGGATCAAGCGCATCTCGAAGCCGGGCCTGCGTGTCTACGCAAAGTCCACCAACCTGCCGAAGGTCCTCGGCGGCCTGGGCGTGGCGATCATCTCCACGTCCCACGGTCTCCTGACCGGCCAGCAGGCCAGCAAGAAGGGCGTGGGTGGGGAAGTCCTCGCCTACGTCTGGTAA
- a CDS encoding type Z 30S ribosomal protein S14, with translation MAKKSLIAKAARKPKFGVRAYTRCQRCGRPHSVYRKFGLCRVCLREMAHRGELPGVTKSSW, from the coding sequence ATGGCGAAGAAGTCTCTTATTGCCAAGGCTGCTCGCAAGCCCAAGTTCGGTGTGCGCGCGTACACCCGCTGCCAGCGCTGCGGCCGCCCGCACTCCGTGTACCGCAAGTTCGGCCTCTGCCGCGTGTGCCTTCGTGAGATGGCTCACCGTGGCGAGCTGCCGGGCGTGACCAAGAGCTCCTGGTAA